In Coregonus clupeaformis isolate EN_2021a chromosome 7, ASM2061545v1, whole genome shotgun sequence, one genomic interval encodes:
- the LOC121570214 gene encoding MICAL-like protein 2: MAAIKALQQWCKLQCNGYRDVAIINMTTSFRDGLAFCALIHKYRPDLIDYDSLNKEDVFDNNNLAFRVAEDKLGIAALLDAEDMVALRIPDRLSVLTYVSQYYNYFHGRNPIGGVGAVKRPAEGSKEELSGKKNLPVVAKTIVSKTAIENRPPCSSLMVKTSPKSTRAAVQKTEVLVESSNKTGTLSSKCVVCKCHVHLVQRHFIEGKLYHRSCFKCSECSNVLLAGAYKPGKEPGSFICNDHQNTKNGCNKPPSSGAVIQTGSPSANVESKSDTSRVQSVSRPTSVPSTPVKVVLKPVETTTTTTPAPQPWTSSARRTQAARHKFFQSSTSAPEGPPSSHKPPAPSGLPRVPLSTEEEKNRARAVITKKLVEANCNNNNTRYFVIRPAERRFGDLPSSADLPSWKQANCGPGTAGQQAAQPFTSNKELLNTVKKASAGPTTVSSTTKGRLFQFHLIWRTYRAEAPVNWRSKLKPVKNGPGLKFCLNLLYVQSKMVDFRESPIFSCSLHAPSFSSTSDSEDRAIVVEQPKPEAISKSFSTSIIVNISSTSPRTPPAAFNPLPPGPLSHRAPSPRQPRRGSGGLGTRNLNYSTTLSSTPPLVPVWHRVPTSSQPHHSSAGSGSKNGSYSPPMSPKQPHQGSTGSKNGKYLSPTNTSRSEMRLPLCKSHHIPMDQIVKELREIDDCLGDLERKGVEMEKRLRSCEEEGEGDILMDPLMVDWFNLIRKKQTCIRRESELVYIAKTQDLEEQQPGVEGELRRLLEKPDHLKSTSERRREDRLMERLMEIVNGRNAIVEGLDEDRLREDEEDQQLNEMMQTLGLKKSKIKRKSSFKMLFRRKSSKKVTVSDQGTVL; encoded by the exons GCTTTCCGGGTTGCGGAGGACAAGCTGGGGATCGCTGCTCTGCTGGATGCAGAGGACATGGTGGCCCTGAGGATCCCAGACCGACTGAGCGTCCTCACCTACGTCTCCCAGTACTACAACTACTTCCACGGACGCAACCCTA TTGGAGGGGTGGGTGCTGTGAAAAGACCAGCAGAGGGCTCCAAGGAGGAGCTGTCTGGAAAGAAGAATCTCCCGGTGGTGGCCAAAACAATAGTGTCTAAAACGGCCATAGAGAATCGACCACCTTGCTCCTCTCTCATGGtgaaaacctcccccaaatcAACCAGAGCTGCTGTCCAG aaGACGGAGGTTTTGGTGGAGAGCTCCAATAAGACAGGCACTCTGAGCAGTAAATGTGTTGTGTGCAAATGCCACGTTCATCTGGTCCAACGGCACTTCATCGAGGGGAAGCTTTACCACAGGAGCTGCTTCAA GTGCAGTGAATGCTCCAATGTCCTCCTGGCTGGGGCCTATAAACCAGGGAAGGAGCCAGGTAGCTTCATCTGTAATGACCACCAGAACACCAAGAATGGCTGCAACAAGCCTCCCTCCTCTGGGGCTGTCATCCAAACCGGATCCCCAAGCGCCAACGTTGAATCCAAAAGTGACACCAGCAGAGTCCAGTCTGTCTCCCGCCCCACCTCTGTGCCTTCGACCCCCGTCAAGGTGGTCTTGAAGCCCGTGgagaccaccaccaccaccaccccagctCCCCAACCATGGACCAGCTCGGCCCGGAGAACCCAGGCAGCACGGCATAAGTTCTTCCAGTCATCTACCTCAGCCCCAGAGGGCCCCCCCAGCAGCCATAAGCCCCCAGCCCCCTCAGGACTGCCGAGGGTGCCCCTGAGTACTGAGGAAGAGAAGAACCGAGCCAGGGCTGTCATTACCAAGAAACTAGTTGAGGCTAACTGCAACAACAATAACACCAGATACTTTGTTATCCGACCAGCAGAAAGGAG GTTTGGAGACTTGCCAAGCTCAGCTGACCTCCCCAGCTGGAAGCAGGCTAACTGTGGGCCAGGCACAGCAGGACAACAAGCAGCCCAACCCTTCACCAGCAATAAGGAATTGCTGAACACTGTCAAAAAAGCCAGCGCCGGACCAACAACTGTATCCTCCACCACCAAAGGCAGGCTTTTTCAATTCCACTTAATTTGGAGAACTT ACCGTGCAGAGGCTCCTGTTAACTGGCGATCTAAGCTCAAGCCTGTTAAAAATGGACCAGGACTGAA GTTCTGTCTGAACTTACTGTATGTTCAATCCAAAATGGTTGATTTCAGGGAGAGTCCAATATTTTCCTGCTCCTTACATGCACCCTCTTTCTCCAGTACCTCTGACTCTGAGGACCGAGCGATCGTTGTTGAGCAACCCAAACCTGAAGCCATCTCGAAGTCTTTCTCTACTAGTATCATCGTCAACATCAGCTCTACCTCTCCTCGGACTCCCCCAGCAGCCTTCAACCCTCTTCCACCTGGCCCTTTGTCTCACAGAGCTCCATCTCCCAGGCAGCCCCGTCGCGGCTCTGGAGGCTTGG GTACTAGAAATTTGAATTATTCTACTACTCTGTCGTCCACTCCTCCCCTGGTTCCTGTCTGGCACAGGGTCCCAACTTCAAGTCAGCCTCACCACAGCTCTGCAGGATCGG GCTCAAAGAATGGCAGTTATTCTCCCCCTATGTCTCCTAAACAGCCTCACCAGGGCTCCACAG GCTCTAAAAATGGAAAGTATTTGTCACCCACAAACACTTCCAGGTCTGAAATGAGGTTACCCTTG tgtaagtcACATCACATCCCCATGGATCAGATAGTGAAGGAGCTGCGTGAGATTGACGACTGCCTGGGTGACTTGGAGAGGAAGGGAGTGGAGATGGAGAAGAGGCTTCGCAGCTGTGAGGAAG AGGGCGAGGGGGACATTTTGATGGACCCTCTGATGGTTGACTGGTTCAACCTGATCCGAAAGAAGCAGACATGCATTAGGAGGGAGTCGGAGCTTGTGTACAT AGCTAAGACTCAAGACCTGGAGGAGCAGCAGCCTGGGGTGGAGGGTGAGCTGCGCAGACTGTTGGAGAAACCAG ATCATCTGAAGTCTACTTCGGAGCGTCGGCGAGAGGACAGGCTGATGGAGAGGTTGATGGAGATTGTAAACGGTAGAAACGCAATCGTAGAAGGACTGGATGAGGACAGGCTCAG GGAAGATGAAGAGGATCAGCAATTGAATGAAATGATGCAGACTCTTG GACTTAAAAAATCCAAAATCAAGAGGAAGTCCTCCTTCAAAATGCTGTTCAGACGAAAAAGTAGTAAAAAGGTCACAGTGAGTGATCAGGGGACTGTGTTATAA